A section of the Stenotrophomonas acidaminiphila genome encodes:
- a CDS encoding DNA-binding response regulator produces MIRILLAEDQAMVRGALSALLNLELDIEVVGTAADGEAAWRELQRLAPDVLVTDIEMPGLTGLELAQRVQRHGLAAKVVIVTTFARGGFLRRALDAGVQGYLLKDAPAEKLAEALRQVHRGGRAIDPQLAVEAWSEADPLNDRERQVLRLAGEGRSANEIAEQLGLSHGTVRNYLSDCIGKLGVANRIEAHRLARQKGWL; encoded by the coding sequence ATGATCCGCATCCTGCTGGCCGAAGACCAGGCCATGGTGCGCGGCGCCTTGTCGGCGCTGCTGAACCTGGAACTGGACATCGAGGTGGTGGGCACCGCGGCCGACGGCGAGGCGGCGTGGCGCGAGCTGCAGCGGCTGGCCCCGGACGTGCTGGTCACCGATATCGAGATGCCGGGGCTGACCGGGCTGGAGCTGGCCCAGCGTGTGCAGCGCCATGGGCTGGCGGCGAAAGTGGTGATCGTCACCACCTTCGCCCGCGGCGGCTTCCTGCGCCGCGCCCTGGACGCCGGGGTGCAGGGCTACCTGCTGAAGGACGCACCGGCGGAAAAGCTGGCCGAGGCCCTGCGCCAGGTGCACCGCGGCGGCCGCGCCATCGATCCGCAACTGGCGGTGGAAGCCTGGTCCGAGGCCGACCCGCTCAACGACCGCGAGCGCCAGGTGCTGCGGCTGGCGGGCGAGGGCCGCTCGGCCAACGAGATCGCCGAACAGCTCGGGCTGTCGCACGGCACCGTGCGCAATTACCTGTCCGACTGCATCGGCAAGCTGGGCGTGGCCAATCGCATCGAGGCGCACCGGCTGGCACGGCAGAAGGGCTGGTTGTAG
- a CDS encoding leucyl aminopeptidase, translating to MSASPSIGFTSDANNALPLHVLDKASFAAWLDAQPAATQAWLKSQQFTAAPGSVALLPGDDGLAGAVLGVGDRADAHAYAHAPFALPAGSRWQLASALDAAGLSNLHLGWGLGSYRFARYRKPARQPAQLLATPSAEVQDVLAACLRVRDWVNTPTEDMGPQHLEDAARALADAHGGTLEVIAGDELLEMNFPTIHAVGRASHRAPRLIVLRWGQDTAPHLALVGKGVCFDTGGLDLKPADGMRNMKKDMGGAAHALALAGLVMAQKLPVRLTLVVPAVENAVGPDAFRPGEVITTRKGITVEIDNTDAEGRLILCDALAYASEMQPDAIIDFATLTGAARIALGPDLPALFANDDTLARQWLEAGEQTRDPVWRMPLWRPYQRYLNSGIADMANAGSRMAGSVTAALYLERFVDEGRAWAHLDVYAWNDSDRPGRPAGGEALALRSAWAMLKARYG from the coding sequence ATGTCTGCTTCGCCATCCATTGGTTTCACCTCCGATGCCAACAACGCCCTGCCGCTGCACGTGCTCGACAAGGCGTCGTTCGCTGCGTGGCTGGACGCCCAGCCGGCCGCCACGCAGGCGTGGCTGAAGAGCCAGCAGTTCACTGCCGCGCCGGGCAGCGTGGCGCTGCTGCCCGGCGACGACGGACTGGCCGGCGCGGTGCTGGGCGTCGGCGACCGCGCCGATGCCCATGCCTACGCGCACGCCCCGTTCGCACTGCCGGCCGGCAGCCGCTGGCAGCTGGCCAGCGCGCTCGATGCCGCCGGGCTTTCCAACCTGCACCTGGGCTGGGGCCTGGGCAGCTACCGCTTTGCCCGCTACCGCAAGCCGGCACGGCAACCGGCGCAACTGCTGGCCACGCCGTCGGCGGAGGTACAGGACGTGCTCGCCGCGTGCCTGCGCGTGCGCGACTGGGTCAACACCCCGACCGAGGACATGGGCCCGCAGCACCTGGAAGACGCCGCGCGCGCGCTGGCCGACGCCCACGGCGGCACGCTGGAAGTGATCGCCGGCGACGAACTGCTGGAGATGAATTTCCCCACCATCCACGCGGTCGGCCGCGCCTCGCACCGCGCGCCGCGGCTGATCGTGCTGCGCTGGGGCCAGGACACCGCGCCGCACCTGGCGCTGGTCGGCAAGGGCGTGTGCTTCGACACCGGCGGGCTGGACCTGAAGCCGGCCGATGGCATGCGCAACATGAAGAAGGACATGGGCGGCGCCGCCCATGCGCTGGCGCTGGCCGGGCTGGTGATGGCGCAGAAGCTGCCGGTGCGGCTGACCCTGGTGGTGCCGGCGGTGGAGAACGCGGTCGGCCCCGATGCGTTCCGCCCGGGCGAAGTGATCACCACGCGCAAGGGCATCACCGTGGAGATCGACAACACCGATGCCGAGGGCCGCCTGATCCTGTGCGACGCGCTGGCCTACGCCAGCGAGATGCAGCCCGACGCGATCATCGATTTCGCCACCCTGACCGGTGCCGCGCGCATCGCCCTGGGCCCGGACCTGCCGGCGCTGTTCGCCAACGACGACACGCTCGCCCGGCAGTGGCTGGAGGCCGGCGAGCAGACCCGCGACCCGGTGTGGCGCATGCCGTTGTGGCGGCCGTACCAGCGCTACCTCAACAGTGGCATCGCCGACATGGCCAACGCCGGCTCGCGCATGGCCGGCAGCGTCACCGCGGCGCTGTACCTGGAGCGCTTCGTCGACGAAGGCCGCGCATGGGCGCACCTGGACGTCTACGCCTGGAACGACAGCGACCGCCCGGGCCGCCCGGCCGGCGGCGAGGCGCTGGCGCTGCGCTCGGCGTGGGCGATGCTCAAGGCCCGCTACGGCTGA
- a CDS encoding cytochrome B has translation MSTGNGHFNLLARVLHWSMALMIVAMLFIGVSMVASLHLRPLLIDLHRPLGIAIGVLALLRLYNRLRHRPPPLPADLPPWQALAARASHAVLYALMLAMPLIGWAMLSAGGYPIVLWGGVHLPAIMPHTPALYAALRAAHGVLAYALFATVLAHVGAALFHLWVRRDGVFQAMARGRD, from the coding sequence ATGAGCACCGGCAACGGCCATTTCAACCTGCTGGCGCGGGTGCTGCACTGGTCCATGGCGCTGATGATCGTGGCCATGCTGTTCATCGGCGTGAGCATGGTCGCTTCGCTGCACCTGCGGCCGCTGCTGATCGACCTGCACCGCCCGCTGGGCATCGCCATCGGCGTGCTGGCGCTGCTGCGCCTGTACAACCGGCTGCGCCACCGCCCGCCACCGCTGCCGGCGGACCTGCCGCCATGGCAGGCACTGGCGGCCAGGGCCTCGCACGCGGTGCTGTACGCGCTGATGCTGGCGATGCCGCTGATCGGCTGGGCCATGCTGTCGGCCGGCGGCTATCCCATCGTGCTGTGGGGCGGCGTGCACCTGCCGGCGATCATGCCGCATACGCCGGCGCTGTACGCGGCGCTGCGCGCTGCCCACGGCGTGCTGGCCTATGCGCTGTTCGCCACGGTGCTGGCGCACGTCGGCGCGGCGCTGTTCCACCTGTGGGTGCGCCGCGACGGCGTGTTCCAGGCGATGGCCCGCGGCAGGGACTGA
- a CDS encoding catalase: MPLLPPTPAGQDPQPPGRHTALPWIALIALILGAAALTFAWLAGWIGRERLTAQRFTDTIEATGAAHPGFRRAHSKGVCVSGWFEPSAQAPSLSRARVFTQPRVPVLGRLSIGGGDPHGADGNARVRSIALRLASDDGQEWRMAMNSFPFFAVPTPEAFYEQTRAQVPDPATGKPDPAKMAAVLAKYPSAQAFQQWARTAPWTDSWANTTFNGINSFWFTNAQGQARAVRWRWQPQAPVVELDAQARKHADADFLSQDLQRRLAAGPLRWNLVVSLAGPGDAVDDPSVPWPASRPEVMAGVLSLEHMQSQEQGACGELNFDPLILPTGMRGSDDPVLAARSAIYSQSFNRRERERAAGAPAQPREATR; this comes from the coding sequence ATGCCACTGCTCCCCCCTACCCCTGCAGGCCAGGATCCACAGCCGCCCGGCCGCCACACCGCCTTGCCCTGGATCGCGCTGATCGCGCTGATCCTGGGTGCCGCCGCGCTGACCTTTGCCTGGCTGGCCGGCTGGATCGGCCGCGAACGGCTGACCGCGCAGCGTTTCACCGACACCATCGAGGCGACCGGCGCGGCCCATCCCGGCTTCCGCCGCGCGCACAGCAAGGGCGTGTGCGTGAGCGGCTGGTTCGAACCCAGCGCGCAGGCGCCGTCGCTGTCGCGGGCGCGCGTGTTCACGCAGCCGCGGGTGCCGGTGCTCGGCCGGCTGTCGATCGGCGGCGGCGATCCGCATGGCGCCGACGGCAATGCGCGGGTGCGCAGCATCGCCCTGCGCCTGGCCAGCGACGATGGCCAGGAATGGCGGATGGCGATGAACAGTTTCCCGTTCTTCGCGGTGCCCACGCCCGAGGCCTTCTACGAACAGACCCGTGCGCAGGTGCCGGATCCGGCCACCGGCAAGCCGGACCCGGCGAAAATGGCCGCGGTGCTGGCGAAATACCCCAGCGCGCAGGCGTTCCAGCAGTGGGCGCGGACCGCGCCGTGGACCGACAGCTGGGCCAACACCACGTTCAACGGCATCAACAGCTTCTGGTTCACCAATGCGCAGGGCCAGGCGCGTGCTGTGCGCTGGCGCTGGCAGCCGCAGGCGCCGGTGGTCGAGCTCGACGCACAGGCGCGCAAGCACGCGGACGCGGATTTCCTCAGCCAGGACCTGCAGCGCCGGCTGGCGGCCGGTCCGCTGCGCTGGAACCTGGTGGTCAGCCTCGCCGGCCCCGGCGATGCGGTCGACGATCCCTCGGTGCCGTGGCCGGCGTCGCGTCCGGAAGTGATGGCCGGCGTACTCAGCCTGGAGCACATGCAGTCGCAGGAACAGGGCGCCTGCGGCGAACTGAACTTCGACCCGCTGATCCTGCCCACCGGCATGCGCGGCAGCGATGACCCGGTGCTGGCGGCACGCTCGGCGATCTATTCGCAGTCGTTCAACCGCCGCGAGCGCGAACGCGCCGCCGGCGCCCCGGCGCAGCCGCGGGAGGCCACGCGATGA